The nucleotide sequence AAATATTGATTATTATCGTTTGAGCAAAGTAACATGAAATGAGGTGATTAATTTAATCGCTTCATGTAGAATGAACAGAGatatatatgtgtgcgtgtgggtgtgtgtaACAGTTTATTGAATAGTGTGTTGTAGACTATTGTATAGTTCAAAAGCGAGCTGACGAAAATGTCACTTTGGATTAATGGAATTTACCTCTTTGTGGTATTCTTTTCATCGTTATGTTTTGATGGTAAGAAAGTTCaacacatttattcattttaacaAGACTTAAGGAAGTGCTTGTTTTCAAAAAATATTCATGGAGTCCATTCAAGAATTAGACGGAGGGGATAAACGTTGTTTCAGCATCTATTTAATATTCTTGAATGGTCGATTATGGTCTACGGTAGCCTATGCTAATCTTAAATAAATCTTTCAAGTGTTTGAAACTTGCAAACTTTGTTAATTTTTAGCTACCATATTCATAGATGTTATCGTTCATCACGAACTctatattttgtgttttgtaaaaTGACATTTATTTAGCCGGACTTTGGATACTCTTATTTATCTTCTGTAAAATTTGGAAATTAGATATATCTTGAACTCAGAAtgtgattattatttttcagcATACTGCTAGTTAAGGGCACGGTCGCACACTCATGTGAATAAAGCCTAGCATAACCTATTccacattccccccccccccccaataaataCGATTTGTTCCCCAATTATTACTCTTGTGTACTTTGTTTCTTCTCTATATGCTTCCTTCTTGTCGTTCGCAGAAGGGGTACTAGCGTTGTACGGGAACCAATGTGCGAAAAGTCCAACCTTAGACAAGGATGCACCTAACAATATCTACTTCTGTCCTTTCGAGAACCCAGATGGAACAGAGAATGTTTACACTGAGTGTTGCTATAACGACAGACCTGACGAAGAAGGGAACTATTACAGTTGCTGTAGATCGGATGACGACAAAGAATCAGAGAGGTAAtatcagcaaacacaaaaacgtttttaaaacgttattaaaacgttttgTCTTtggttttgataacgttatttgtagtgtaataaatatgtcacaaaacgtttgcaggctattatttcaaaacattttttgtcttttaaacattaatataacattaatatgacattaatatctcataaaaacgtgatgccgacgtttttataacacgacatgtaacgttttaaaaacatattttaaaagctcttttaataatgttatgataacgttttgtgtttgctgggataTTCTTTTACTTTAAGGTCCAGGCACACTCTGGAAAGATCAGATCTGAAACTGGTACACATTTTCTGAGGGAATGGCTTAGTAAAATGTAAAACTGCCTCATGGGATTCAGTTAATTACTAAccaaataaaaaacagtcttAAAAAAAGGAAC is from Apostichopus japonicus isolate 1M-3 chromosome 16, ASM3797524v1, whole genome shotgun sequence and encodes:
- the LOC139983130 gene encoding uncharacterized protein, whose amino-acid sequence is MSLWINGIYLFVVFFSSLCFDEGVLALYGNQCAKSPTLDKDAPNNIYFCPFENPDGTENVYTECCYNDRPDEEGNYYSCCRSDDDKESERTANAQRVAFIIGGVAAILFSAVFLFTYCRSDTFPVVERIKGRITFWWQSISDHVCFCLCCKKNFQRDEKKEDVVAIEDNTVFQMW